The nucleotide window ACATTACCAGCATGGCAGGGGCGATCGGCGGCACCTGTATGACTGTAACTGCCCTCCAGACTGCAATTCGTTCCCTGGGTAGGCCCGATCGTCAACGAGACACCCTCTATCACCATTTGCCCTAAACCTTGAGCGCCTGTAGCGAAGACGGGCAGATAGCTGTTGCGTGTTCTCTGCTTGCAACCTAAGTCAGAACGGTATCTACTGGGCCTCTTTCTCGCCTTAGCAACAGATAAGCTACAACAATGCCAATGATGGCCAACAATGCCATCAAATAGAACACATAGGTGTAGCTGCCGAATAAATCTCGAATGCGGCCTGTTATCAATGTTCCAGTCAACGCACCCACTCCATAGGCTGTGAAGACAAGCCCATAGTTTTGGGTATACTGGTCAGGATCGAAGAAGCGGAGCGTTATTGTTGGTGCCATCGCTAGCCAACCACCAAGACAAAACCAAAACAGGCAAAAGGCCGTGAGATATACGGCGAACTGTCCAGTTTGGGCATTCATCATCAGCACAGAAGCCACTAGAGTCAGCATATAGGAC belongs to Cyanobacteriota bacterium and includes:
- a CDS encoding MFS transporter, giving the protein ILGIAFMVIVIAIALTMKLPPKGWHPRQNVTTSTSLSTATYPQNLLKSRSFYGLWLCYAIGTLVGLSAIGISSPVGGEMININPTVAANSVSLFATFNGISRPLFGWLCDRFKPHYVAMLSYMLTLVASVLMMNAQTGQFAVYLTAFCLFWFCLGGWLAMAPTITLRFFDPDQYTQNYGLVFTAYGVGALTGTLITGRIRDLFGSYTYVFYLMALLAIIGIVVAYLLLRRERGPVDTVLT